The following DNA comes from Pseudomonas sp. Tri1.
GCTGCCCACGGCCTCGATCAGGGCCAGGGTATCTTCAGCGCGGGCAAACGGCGTGCCTGGGTGATCGACTCCGGTATTGAGGTTTTCCAGCAGGAATACCCGACCCGTGTCTTCGCCCAGGCGAGCGATTTTTTCCAGCGTCTTGCAGGCGCTCAACCACATGCGGCCGGTGGTCTGGGCAACGGGCTTGACCGGCAAGCCCTGATCCCCCAGGCCGGTGCCATGCAGGTTCAGGCTTGGGCAACCCAATTGCGCGGCGACGGCCAAGGATTCCTGGGCGCTGTCGAGCAGTTGCTGGATACCTTCGGGATCGGTCAGGTTGCCCGAGATGTAGCCGGTCATGGAGGTGAAATCCGCGCCAGTCGCTACGAGGGCCTGGATGTCTTTGGTCGTCCAGTTCCATATCTCGACGCTGAAGCCCAGCGCGTGGATGCGTTTGACCCGCTCGGTAAAGGGCAGGTCGAGAAAGACCATCTCGGCGCTGACTGCCAGCTTGAACGGTATGAAGCTCATGAACGGGCTCCTTGCACGCGCACCGTTGTGCCCCGTTGGAAGGACTCGATGCAAGCGCGGGCGATGGCCAGTGCCGCCCGGGCATCTTCACCGCTGGCCAAAGGTTTTTCGCCGCTGCGCACGCAACCGACAAAGTGGTTGAGCTCGGCCACATAGGCATCACGCAGTAAGTCGGTGTCCATGCGCTGGGTGTCGGCCTGGACCCCATTGGCCAGGTACCGCAGCAGGTCAGAGTCGTTGACGCTGCCCATGGTCAGCATGCCCGCGCTGCCGAACACTTCGCCCCGGACATCGTAGCCATAGACCGCCTGGAAATTAGCCTCGGCCGTGGCGATGGCGCCATTGTCGAAACGGATCGTGACCACCGCCGTGTCGAGAAAACCTTTGTCCTTGTAGGCCGGTGCGATGAGCGCATCGGCCATCACAAAAACCTCAACCGCCTCGGCGCCCGGATTCAGGTAGCGCAGGGTATCGAAGTCATGGATCAGAGTTTCCAGGAAGATCACCCATTGCGGTGACGCGGCCGGGTTGTTCAACGCCGGGTCGCGGGTCAATGAGCGCAGCAGTTGTGGCGTACCGACCCGGCCGGCAGCCACGTCCAGATGAGCCGTGCGGAAGCTTCTGGCAAAGCGCCGGTTGAAGCCGACCTGGAGGGTCACCCGTGCATCGGCAGTGGCGGCGATGGCGCGGTCAGCTTCGTCCAGGGTGATAGCCATCGGTTTTTCACAGAACACGCCTTTGCCGGCCCGGGCCGCACTGATCACCAGCTCGGCATGGCTGCGTGCCGGGGCGGCAATCAGCACGGCGTCGATATCCGGGTCATCAAGCAATTGCTGTGGATCGGTATAGACCTTCTGCACGTCCAGTTCTGCCGCCAGGCGCGCGGCTTGGCCGGGGGTAGGGTCGGCAATGGCGGCGAGGCAGGCACCGGGGATGTGCCGGGCGGCGGTCAGGCCGTGAAAACTGCCCATGCGGCCGGCGCCGATGAGGCCAAGGCGAATGGTCTTGGATGTGCTCATAAACATGACTCCCTTTATTGTTTTTACGACTCGGCGGTAAGAATGTCCTCGTCTGGGTAGGTAGGGAGCAAGCGCTGTGCCAATATTTAACTAATTGATATTTAAAAGTTTTTATTTCGCGTGGCGCGAACATGTGTTCATTTTAATTACATGTCTATACTGACATGTCAAAAATATAAACATGTGGTCGAATAATAATGAATGAGCAACCGGCGGCATTGAGCGAAGAAGACCGCGATTACCTCACCACGCTCGGCCCTGCGTCGTTGAACGAAGGGCCAAGCACCGTGCTGGATGAGGCTTGGCGAGCGTGCTTGCAGGGGGCTATCGATCGCCCTGTCGGAGTCAGGCGGGTGATTTGGCAGTCCTGGTTGCGCAGCGTCAATGCCGGCCTCGATCCGGAAGATGGCGAATACCGTTTTGTCGCTCCCGCCGACCTGACCGAGACACTGACCGCCAACCGGGTGCTGATCGCCGCTGCGGCGCAAGTCATGCGCGGATTGCTCGCCTATAACCCCCGGGGCCATATCAACCTGACCGATGCCGAAGGCACGACTTTGCATTTCTGTGGCCTGGATCTCACACCCATAGGCAGTCGACTGCTGGAGTCGGTACAAGGCACCAATTGCACCGGGCTGGCGATTGTCGAAGACCGTTTGGTCTATGTGCTGGCCGAGGAGAACTTCGGGGTTGGCCTGCGCCAACGCCGCATGCATTGCACCGCCGCGCCAATCCGCGATGCCCAGGGCCGGACGCTGGGTATGTTGACCCTGACGGCGGAGCCAGGCTGGTTTCATTTCCATACGCTGGGCACTGTCCAGGCCGCGGCCGAGGCGGTCTCAAGGCAGATGGCGTTGCAAGCCTTGCTGCAAGAGCAGCAAACAGTCCTCGAGGTGCTCAACGAGGGCTTGGTGGTATTGGATGAACAGGGCTGCATCAAGGCGCTCAACCATTACGCCCGACAATTGTTCCGCGTGGGCCATGACCTGCTCGGCAAGCCGTTCAAGAGCCTGGGGCAGAGCGAATTGACCGAGGCCGTCCTGCTTGCCAGCGGGGAGGGCGTGCGGGACCTGGATTGCACCTTTGAACTGCACGACCGCAGCCATCTGGCGTGCCTGGTGTCGGTCTGCCCGCTGGAGCAGGGCGGGCGGATTGTGTCGTTGCGCGAGAACCGCCGCATCCGGGAAATCACCCGGCGGATCATTGGCACCCAGGCCAGCTACACCTTCGAAACCATCCAGGGCCGCTCACAGGCGATTCAGGATGCAATGCACCTGGCCCGGATTGCCAGTCGCAGTGATTCGACCACGCTGATCCTCGGCGAGAGCGGCACGGGCAAGGAACTGTTCGCCCAGGCCATCCACAATGCCAGCGACCGTTGTGGTGGTCCTTTTGTAGCGGTCAATTGCGGGGCCATTCCCCGTGATCTGGTACAGAGCGAACTGTTCGGTCATGTCGAAGGCGCTTTCACCGGATCGGCTCGCGGTGGCTCGGCAGGCAAGTTCGAATTGGCCGATGGCGGGACGATCTTCCTCGACGAAATCGGTGATATGTCTTTCGATGCACAGGTCAGCTTGCTGCGTGTCCTGCAGGAGGGCGAGGTGACACGAGTGGGGGCGAAGAAATCGCTGCGGGTCAACGTTCGTATCATCGCCGCCACTCACCGCAATCTGAGTCAGGCGGTGGCCGAGGGGGCCTTTCGTGAGGATCTTTACTACCGACTCAACGTGCTGAACCTGACGGTGCCGCCCCTGCGGATGCGTCGCGAGGACGTGCCATTGCTGGCGCGGCATTTTCTCGCACGTTGTGCCCGGTCGCTCCGTAAGACCATGCATGACCTTTCCCCGGCGGCGTTGGATATCCTTAGCGCTTATCACTGGCCGGGTAACGTTCGCGAGCTGGAAAACGTCATTGAGCGGGCGACCAACCTGGCGATGAGCGAACTGATCCAACCGAACGATCTTGCGCTGGAGATCAGGCAACGAGGGCGACCCTCGACGTGGGGAAGTACCCCTGAGCCTCGGATGGCCCCCGACCTCGGCACCCATGAAATGAATGCAATCATCGCCGCCCTCACCGAAACCCGCGGAAACATCCGTCTGGCAGCTCAGCGGTTGAATGTGTCGCGTGGCGGGCTGTACAACAAAATGAGTCGGTTTGGACTCAAGATTGATGCGTTCCGTGCTTAGCAGGAGGCCTCACGGCCTCCAGATTTCGACATCCTGGGCATTTACCGCGTTGGGTAGCAAACCTGCGGCAAAAAAGGCGTTGGCAATTTTCTGCTGTTCGCTCAACTGATCGGCTGTCACCGGCTGTACCTGATAACTGCGATGGGTGTTGGCGGCCTCGACTGTCTCCACGTCGAGGTTGCCCCACAACGGCCCCAGGACCTGGGCCGCGTCTCGAGGATGGTTCTTGACCCAGGTCCCGGCTTCCTGCAGTTGCTCGTAAACGAGTTTGAGCACCTCAGGATGTGCTTTTGCGTAAGCAGTGCCGGTCAGGTAGTAGCGCTTGTAGCTGGCCAGGCCGCTGCCGTCGGCCAGGGTCCGCGTTGGCAGTTGACGCTGCACGCCGCTGAGGAAGGGTTCCCAGGTGACCCAGGCGTCAACCTTCTGATTTTCGAACGCCGCCCGGCCATCGGCGGGGGACAGGTACGCCGGTTGTATATCGGAGAACTTCAGGCCGGCCTTGTCCAGGGCCGCGATCAGCAAATAATGGGCGCCGGCCGCCTTGGTGACGGCGACTTTCTTGCCTTTCAAGTCCGCCAACTGCCGCAACGGCGAATCCTGGCGCACGACGATGGCTTGGGCTGAAGGTGAGGGGGCTTCTTGGGCAAAGTAAGTCAGCCTGGCCTGGGCGGCCTGGGCAAAGATCGGCACGGTATCGGCCACATCGGCGCTGACATCGACATTGCCGACATTCAACGCCTCCAGCAGTGGCAGGCCACTGGGGAACTCGTGCCAGCTCACGTCGATATTCGCCTCGGCGAGGGCTTTGTCCAGCTTGCCTTGGGTTTTCAGCAGCGTGATCAGGGTCGATGATTTCTGATAGCCGATACGCAGGGTTTCTCGTGCCTGGGCCGGCAGGGCGAGAGTCGACAAGACCAGCACCGCGACCAGGCTTGCCAGGGCCGGGCGGCGCAATAACGCCCCAGAATGCTTGATGAGTTTTGACATGGCGTGCTCGATATTGGCTAAGGAATGGGTAAACGCTTGACGAAGCTTATTGTTCTAAAAATCAATTTATAAATACTTTTTGAGTATTAGCTTAGGCGGCTTTGCCGGGATCAAAACGCGTATTGCAGACGGGTGTAGTAGTAACCGCCGGTGAACCCGAAGGGCGAATAACTGCCCCAGTTATCGCCGAACGAAGAGTTGCTGACACCGATATGGTCAGGGTATTTGTCGAACAGGTTCTGCGCGCCGACGGCCACGGTCAGTTGTTTGTTGATCGCATAAGCCACGTCGAGGTCGGTGATCCATTTGGCCGAATACTTACGATCCAGGCTTGGATCGCTCGAGCTGTTGACCTCGGTGTAGGTGCCATAACGGGTCAGGCGCAGGTTGACGTCGAAGTCGTTGATCGCCCAGTCGGCAGAGAAAATCATCTTGCTGCTGGGGGAGGTCTTGGTAATCAGCGCTCGGGACTGGCGGCCGAGCAACTGGAAGTCGCCCAGGGCGCTCAACTGCGAAGGGGTGTCGTTGACGCTGAGGATTTTCGTGTGGTTGTAGTTCAGCGCCGCGGTCCATCTCACTGAGCCATAACGGTCCAGGTTCTGCCGATAATTACCCACCACATCGACCCCGGACGTGCGGGTGTTGGCGCCGTTGGTGAAGTACTGCGCGCCGGCGGTGGCTGGCACGCCAATGCTGTCGAGCAGGGCGGCGACGCCCGGTCCCTGAAAACGCTCGCTGAGCACCAGGCGGTCGCGCAGGTTGATGACGTAGCCGTCCACGGTCAGGCTCAGGTCTTCGCTGGGTGTCAGGGCGAAACCGAGGCTGAAGTTGGTCGAGCGTTCGGGTTTCAACGACTCAGCCCCGAGCGCCTGGGCGCCGGCCGAATCCACCGGCAGAATCACGTAGTTGTACGACTGATAGACCCCATTGATGGTGTCGAACCCGGTCGAGCGCGCGGTGAAAATCTGATTGGCCAGTGACGGTGCGCGAAAGCCGTTACTGATGGTGCCGCGTATCGAGAACATCGGGTTGAATTCGTAGCGGGTGCTGAGCTTGCCACTGCGGGTGCCGCCAACGCCTTCGTTGTAATGCTCGTAGCGTGCGGCAACGCCGAGGTACCACTGCTCGACGGGGTAAAAGCCCAGGTCGATGTAGCTGGCAACGCTGTTGCGGCTGACTTTCTGCGCGTCTTCGGGGGTAATGCCATTGGTGACCTGGGCTCCGGGATCGGGGCGTTCGCCGGCCCGTGGATGGCCGACCGGGAACACATAGCCGCCATCGATGTAGGAGGCCTCGGAGCCAGCGCGGGTCTCGTAGCTTTCACGTCGGTGCTCGAAACCGAAGGCCACGTCCAGGGGTTTAGCCAGGCCGATTTCGTAGCTGTTTTTCAGGTCGAGGTTGCTGGTCAACTGATCGGCGATGTAGATGCCGGAGGTGAACTTGTTCGGCGTGTTTTCCCCCAGCGACGGGTTCTGGTTGTTGTAGGTGCGTTGCTTGGCGTAGTTGCGCCCGTACGTGCTGCTCAGGTCCCACGCCCAGCCGCCGAGGTCCTCGCCCTTGGCGCCGAATGCCGATTGGAAGTCGGTTTCGTTGACCAGCCAATAGGGGCTGT
Coding sequences within:
- a CDS encoding sigma 54-interacting transcriptional regulator → MNEQPAALSEEDRDYLTTLGPASLNEGPSTVLDEAWRACLQGAIDRPVGVRRVIWQSWLRSVNAGLDPEDGEYRFVAPADLTETLTANRVLIAAAAQVMRGLLAYNPRGHINLTDAEGTTLHFCGLDLTPIGSRLLESVQGTNCTGLAIVEDRLVYVLAEENFGVGLRQRRMHCTAAPIRDAQGRTLGMLTLTAEPGWFHFHTLGTVQAAAEAVSRQMALQALLQEQQTVLEVLNEGLVVLDEQGCIKALNHYARQLFRVGHDLLGKPFKSLGQSELTEAVLLASGEGVRDLDCTFELHDRSHLACLVSVCPLEQGGRIVSLRENRRIREITRRIIGTQASYTFETIQGRSQAIQDAMHLARIASRSDSTTLILGESGTGKELFAQAIHNASDRCGGPFVAVNCGAIPRDLVQSELFGHVEGAFTGSARGGSAGKFELADGGTIFLDEIGDMSFDAQVSLLRVLQEGEVTRVGAKKSLRVNVRIIAATHRNLSQAVAEGAFREDLYYRLNVLNLTVPPLRMRREDVPLLARHFLARCARSLRKTMHDLSPAALDILSAYHWPGNVRELENVIERATNLAMSELIQPNDLALEIRQRGRPSTWGSTPEPRMAPDLGTHEMNAIIAALTETRGNIRLAAQRLNVSRGGLYNKMSRFGLKIDAFRA
- a CDS encoding TIM barrel protein, which encodes MSFIPFKLAVSAEMVFLDLPFTERVKRIHALGFSVEIWNWTTKDIQALVATGADFTSMTGYISGNLTDPEGIQQLLDSAQESLAVAAQLGCPSLNLHGTGLGDQGLPVKPVAQTTGRMWLSACKTLEKIARLGEDTGRVFLLENLNTGVDHPGTPFARAEDTLALIEAVGSPHLKMNLDLYHAQIGEGNLIELIQRAASAIGEIQVADVPGRMEPGTGEIHYRAIARALFGMGYSGVVGLEGWASGDSEVALERFKQAFTLDG
- a CDS encoding Gfo/Idh/MocA family oxidoreductase, which encodes MSTSKTIRLGLIGAGRMGSFHGLTAARHIPGACLAAIADPTPGQAARLAAELDVQKVYTDPQQLLDDPDIDAVLIAAPARSHAELVISAARAGKGVFCEKPMAITLDEADRAIAATADARVTLQVGFNRRFARSFRTAHLDVAAGRVGTPQLLRSLTRDPALNNPAASPQWVIFLETLIHDFDTLRYLNPGAEAVEVFVMADALIAPAYKDKGFLDTAVVTIRFDNGAIATAEANFQAVYGYDVRGEVFGSAGMLTMGSVNDSDLLRYLANGVQADTQRMDTDLLRDAYVAELNHFVGCVRSGEKPLASGEDARAALAIARACIESFQRGTTVRVQGARS
- a CDS encoding TonB-dependent receptor, which codes for MFNCQTRRATPYRPLLLPLSIACGLASFNLEAAENGSPTLDTVVVTGNRGATERTVTTSPTPIDVVTGEQLRAVGKPSLLEALSKFIPSFNLPDRAGWDASGVVRSATLRGLTASHVLVLVNGKRRHTSATLNINGINSGAAPSDLDLIPVASIDHIEVLRDGAAAQYGSDAISGVINIILKQTTGGSSDTTLGQGYDGKRGTAQEALNYGFQIGEAGVLNVSFDTRYQERDNKAGSNGYTSHYYPQADGSPDPREADASHHTYKGYGLPRSQLADVGYNLDLPLNDAVTLYSFSTLATRENNDGQNFRLPNGRNTITTGPNGYPDGYSPYWLVNETDFQSAFGAKGEDLGGWAWDLSSTYGRNYAKQRTYNNQNPSLGENTPNKFTSGIYIADQLTSNLDLKNSYEIGLAKPLDVAFGFEHRRESYETRAGSEASYIDGGYVFPVGHPRAGERPDPGAQVTNGITPEDAQKVSRNSVASYIDLGFYPVEQWYLGVAARYEHYNEGVGGTRSGKLSTRYEFNPMFSIRGTISNGFRAPSLANQIFTARSTGFDTINGVYQSYNYVILPVDSAGAQALGAESLKPERSTNFSLGFALTPSEDLSLTVDGYVINLRDRLVLSERFQGPGVAALLDSIGVPATAGAQYFTNGANTRTSGVDVVGNYRQNLDRYGSVRWTAALNYNHTKILSVNDTPSQLSALGDFQLLGRQSRALITKTSPSSKMIFSADWAINDFDVNLRLTRYGTYTEVNSSSDPSLDRKYSAKWITDLDVAYAINKQLTVAVGAQNLFDKYPDHIGVSNSSFGDNWGSYSPFGFTGGYYYTRLQYAF
- a CDS encoding aliphatic sulfonate ABC transporter substrate-binding protein, producing the protein MSKLIKHSGALLRRPALASLVAVLVLSTLALPAQARETLRIGYQKSSTLITLLKTQGKLDKALAEANIDVSWHEFPSGLPLLEALNVGNVDVSADVADTVPIFAQAAQARLTYFAQEAPSPSAQAIVVRQDSPLRQLADLKGKKVAVTKAAGAHYLLIAALDKAGLKFSDIQPAYLSPADGRAAFENQKVDAWVTWEPFLSGVQRQLPTRTLADGSGLASYKRYYLTGTAYAKAHPEVLKLVYEQLQEAGTWVKNHPRDAAQVLGPLWGNLDVETVEAANTHRSYQVQPVTADQLSEQQKIANAFFAAGLLPNAVNAQDVEIWRP